From a single Hippoglossus stenolepis isolate QCI-W04-F060 chromosome 2, HSTE1.2, whole genome shotgun sequence genomic region:
- the lbx1b gene encoding transcription factor LBX1b, translating into MMTSKEVAKCDAVENRRRSPLDHLPPPANSNKPLTPFSIEDILNKPSVKRSYTICGTAHLISSSEKHRPSSIPLSSRALLNQTSPLSALEELASKTFKGLEVSVLQAAEGRDGMTLFGQRTTPKKRRKSRTAFTNHQIYELEKRFLYQKYLSPADRDQIAQQLGLTNAQVITWFQNRRAKLKRDLEEMKADVESAKAVGQVPLDKLAKLADLEKCANGTLGHPRPVSPARGGKLGQKLRTSPLSPFSDHTTSKECSEDEDVEIDVDD; encoded by the exons ATGATGACATCCAAAGAGGTGGCCAAATGTGATGCAGTGGAGAACAGGAGGCGAAGTCCGCTGGACCACTTGCCGCCTCCTGCCAACTCCAACAAGCCGCTCACCCCCTTCAGCATCGAGGACATCCTGAACAAGCCGTCCGTGAAGCGCAGCTACACGATCTGCGGCACGGCGCACCTCATCTCGTCCTCCGAGAAGCACCGTCCGTCCAGCATCCCCCTGTCCAGCCGCGCTCTGCTCAACCAGACCTCCCCGCTCAGCGCGCTGGAGGAGCTGGCCAGCAAGACCTTCAAGGGGCTGGAAGTCAGCGTGCTACAGGCGGCGGAAG GCCGGGACGGGATGACTCTGTTCGGCCAGAGGACCACCCCGAAGAAGCGTCGGAAGTCCCGGACGGCGTTCACCAATCACCAGATCTACGAGCTGGAGAAGCGCTTCCTGTACCAGAAGTACCTGTCCCCCGCCGACCGGGACCAGATCGCGCAGCAGCTCGGCCTGACAAACGCGCAGGTCATCACGTGGTTTCAGAACCGCAGAGCCAAGCTAAAACGGGACCTGGAAGAGATGAAGGCCGACGTGGAGTCGGCCAAGGCCGTAGGCCAGGTCCCCTTGGACAAGCTCGCCAAGCTGGCGGACCTGGAGAAATGCGCCAACGGCACGCTGGGCCACCCGCGCCCCGTGTCCCCGGCGCGGGGAGGCAAGCTCGGCCAGAAACTGCGGACGTCGCCGCTGTCTCCGTTCTCAGACCACACAACGAGTAAAGAGTGCTCAGAGGACGAGGACGTGGAGATTGATGTGGATGACTGA
- the cenpk gene encoding centromere protein K produces the protein MAELGAAEHAAAAGELSDAAQAELLELCEEQFSQLEKLQNEIILSEPDYCENPQEQSVNRLIATEAELKQWQAVEPKLLAANSEVLLEAGKEEMLKLCSELEMVASCYKAKTDKLRETKQLELKWLEEKKQVLIAASDHAERLQMDKEKISEQSVLLDTKAKIQKMKVYQERLMECLGDVLEKHVPLPQIESSTNRKKKNIELGINENLISLNEILEVLMNKVLSTPHDTYVTIDDTFWPPYIEMLLRYGIAVRHQENHFKIRLETFF, from the exons ATG gctgaGCTGGGGGCAGCtgaacatgcagcagcagcaggagagctgtCAGACGCTGCTCAGgctgagctgctggagctgtgtGAGGAGCAGTTCTCTCAGCTGGAGAAG CTTCAGAATGAGATCATACTGTCTGAACCAGATTACTGCGAGAACCCACAGGAGCAG TCAGTGAATCGACTGATTGCAACAGAAGCTGAACTGAAGCAGTGGCAGGCAGTGGAGCCTAAAT tGCTGGCAGCGAATTCAGAGGTTTTACTCGAAGCTGGAAAAGAGGAG atGCTCAAGCTGTGTTCTGAACTTGAGATGGTTGCTTCCTGCTACAAAGCAAAGACAGACAAACTGAGAGAGACCAAACAACT TGAACTGAAGTGgttggaggagaagaaacaggTGCTAATAGCGGCCAGTGATCACGCTGAACGACTTCAAATGGACAAGGAGAAAATATCAGAGCAGAG TGTACTGCTGGACACTAAGGCCAAAATCCAGAAAATGAAGGTGTACCAGGAGAGGTTGATGGAGTGTCTGGGGGACGTCCTGGAGAAGCATGTTCCTCTCCCTCAGATTGAATCCAgtacaaacaggaagaagaag aacATTGAACTGGGGATAAATGAAAACTTGATTTCACTTAATGAAATCCTGGAG GTGCTCATGAACAAGGTCCTGAGCACACCACACGACACCTATGTGACGATAGATGACACATTCTGGCCACCGTACATAGAGATGCTTCTCCGCTATGGGATTGCAGTGAGGCACCAGGAGAATCACTTCAAGATCCGCCTGGAGACCTTCTTTTAG
- the LOC118122843 gene encoding stromal membrane-associated protein 1-like, with amino-acid sequence MATRSEREKALKLNEQHQAILSKMLREEDNKYCADCEAKGPRWASWNLGVFMCIRCAGIHRNLGVHISRVKSVNLDQWTSEQIQSIQDMGNTRARKLYEANLPDSFRRPQTDQAVEFFIRDKYEKKKYYSKNVTNGSSPKDSKKEREPERGTKVSSYTKSEESRPVPKISPSKTLEPAVNLLGLDAPTAASANNGSTSTSQNNNDLDIFGPMVSNPLPSSSSAAQFPQVSSSNAASTPTQAPAAGVGASSASGQGELDLFSDSSSTTKTDDTVKKPLSKDSILSLYGTNSMSHPQPTAGMFMGPSQMQFPVQAPAGYQAFPGMGTAMPSTTVMGAMMAQSGAAMMGPSPGMMVGMTMTNGFMGNAPATGVMGMAPRMMGPQGGAMPAGMVPAQGMYAIQPGQQAQWNMGQMNQQMSGMTLNGAGGQMTFGQPQSAMGGWAAAGSGQTLSTQLWK; translated from the exons ATGGCGACCCGctcggagagagagaaggcccTGAAACTGAACGAGCAGCACCAGGCCATCCTGTCCAAAAtgctgagggaggaagacaaCAAGTACTGCGCCGACTGCGAGGCGAAAG GTCCAAGATGGGCATCCTGGAATCTGGGAGTGTTCATGTGCATCCGATGTGCGGGCATCCACAGAAACCTGGGAGTGCACATATCCAGAGTGAAGTCAGTCAACCTGGACCAATGGACCTCAGAGCAGATCCAG aGTATACAGGATATGGGTAACACCAGGGCCAGGAAGCTTTATGAGGCCAACCTTCCAGATAGTTTCAGAAGACCTCAAACAGACCA AGCAGTGGAATTCTTCATCAGGGATAAAtatgagaagaagaaatattaCAGCAAGAATGTGACCAATGGGAGCAGT cctaAAGACAgcaagaaagagagggagccaGAAAGAGGAACCAAGGTGTCATCCTACACCAAG agtgaAGAGTCCAGGCCAGTTCCCAAAATCAGCCCCTCAAAGACTTTAGAACCTGCTGTGAACCTACTAGGCCTTG ACGCACCAACAGCTGCATCAGCTAACAATGGTAGCACGAGCACAAGCCAGAACAACAATGACCTGGATATATTCGGCCCCATGGTATCCAACCCCCTCCCCTCGTCCTCATCCGCTGCTCAGTTTCCTCAG gtGAGCTCCAGTAACGCTGCCAGCACTCCAACACAAGCTCCCGCAGCAGGAGTGGGAGCCAGCTCTGCGTCGGGGCAGGGAGAGCTCGATCTGTTCAGCGACAGCAGTAGCACCACTAAAACAGACGACACGGTCAAGAAGCCCCTGTCCAAGGACTCCATCCTGTCCCTCTATGGAACCAACAGCATGTCCCACCCGCAGCCCACTG CTGGCATGTTCATGGGCCCCTCCCAGATGCAGTTTCCTGTCCAGGCCCCTGCTGGTTATCAGGCCTTCCCCGGCATGGGCACAGCTATGCCATCCACAACCGTCATGGGTGCCATGATGGCTCAGAGCGGTGCAGCCATGATGGGGCCCAGTCCGGGCATGATGGTCGGGATGACAATGACCAACGGCTTCATGGGAAATGCGCCCGCCACTGGTGTGATGGGTATGGCCCCGAGAATGATGGGACCACAGGGCGGTGCGATGCCTGCAGGCATGGTGCCTGCTCAGGGCATGTACGCCATCCAGCCCGGGCAGCAGGCTCAGTGGAACATGGGTCAG ATGAACCAGCAGATGTCAGGGATGACTCTGAACGGTGCAGGAGGTCAGATGACCTTTGGCCAGCCTCAGTCAGCCATGGGTGGTTGGGCAGCAGCTGGATCAGGCCAGACTCTGAGCACACAGCTATGGAAGTGA
- the krt94 gene encoding keratin 94 → MYQSHSIITGPATMRQSRSYVSSSLPHKAHSVSGFNTRSSRISSSQGRNLSSGYGGGYNFDLSNALDSNVQPNEKATMQNLNDRLATYLDKVRSLEAANNKLEIQIREYYEQKGPAAERDYSNYWAIINDLKDKIAGATIGNANLLLQIDNSKLAADDFRTKFEHELMMRQSVEADIGNLRRLLDQTTLTKADLEMQIESLQDELAYLKKNHAEELAAMRSQLSGTINVEVDAAPQQDLNKAMDEIRSQYEAITDKHRRDQESWFNEKSSTLTKEVAMSTESIQTSKTEINDLRRTLQGLEIELQSQLSMKGALENTLAETENRYSNMLSGYQNTINMLEAELGNVRSSIEQQGQEYKMLLDIKTRLEQEIATYRSLLETEESRPIGTGGSKTTVTTTTMRSSS, encoded by the exons ATGTATCAGAGCCACAGCATCATCACCGGCCCTGCCACGATGAGACAGAGCCGCAGCTATGTATCAAGTTCTCTTCCCCACAAGGCTCACAGTGTGTCAGGATTCAACACAAGATCCTCTCGCATCTCTTCTTCCCAGGGGCGCAACCTCTCCTCCGGGTATGGAGGTGGCTACAACTTTGACCTGTCCAACGCCCTGGACAGCAACGTGCAACCGAACGAGAAGGCCACCATGCAGAACCTGAACGACCGTCTGGCCACCTACCTGGATAAGGTCCGCTCTCTGGAGGCAGCCAACAACAAGCTGGAGATCCAGATCAGAGAATACTACGAGCAGAAGGGgcctgcagcagagagggacTACAGCAACTACTGGGCCATCATCAATGACCTGAAGGACAAG ATCGCTGGTGCCACCATCGGCAACGCCAACCTCCTGCTCCAGATTGACAACTCCAAACTGGCTGCTGATGACTTCAGGACCAA ATTCGAGCATGAGCTGATGATGCGCCAGTCCGTCGAGGCTGACATCGGCAACCTACGCCGCCTGCTTGACCAGACCACCCTGACGAAGGCCGACTTAGAGATGCAGATCGAGAGCCTGCAGGATGAGCTAGCCTATCTCAAGAAGAATCACGCAGAG GAGCTGGCAGCAATGCGCTCTCAGCTTAGCGGAACCATCAACGTGGAGGTCGATGCCGCACCCCAGCAGGACCTCAACAAAGCCATGGATGAGATCCGTTCCCAGTACGAAGCCATCACCGACAAACACCGTCGCGACCAGGAGTCTTGGTTTAATGAGAAG tcTTCAACCCTGACCAAGGAGGTGGCCATGAGCACAGAATCAATCCAGACGTCCAAGACAGAGATCAATGACCTGCGGCGCACACTGCAGGGCCTGGAGATCGAGCTGCAGTCTCAGCTCAGCATG AAAGGGGCGCTGGAGAACACGctagcagagacagagaatcgTTACAGCAACATGCTCTCCGGCTACCAGAACACAATCAACATGCTTGAGGCAGAGCTTGGCAACGTGCGCAGCAGCATCGAGCAGCAGGGTCAGGAATACAAGATGCTGCTGGACATCAAGACCaggctggagcaggagatcgCCACCTACAGGAGCCTGCTGGAAACCGAAGAGTCCAG ACCCATTGGAACAG gGGGCTCCAAGACCACAGTCACAACCACCACTATGCGCAGTTCCAGCTAG